The proteins below are encoded in one region of Ascochyta rabiei chromosome 21, complete sequence:
- a CDS encoding Peptidylprolyl isomerase gives MGIKKIILRPGDDQQLVKKYDEVAIEYTGWIANEDGPDKKGQRFDTSIGRGDTVTVIGMGRVMKGWDKGITGEFKSEDPNETVKPMALNEKARFIFTSDYGYGINGFPGHVPRNASLVFEMELKRIGPQRAP, from the exons ATGGGCATCAAGAAGATCATACTCAGGCCGGGGGACGATCAACAGCTCGTCAAGAAGTATGACGAGGTAGCTATTGAGTACACAG GGTGGATCGCCAATGAGGATGGACCAGATAAGAAAGGTCAACG ATTCGACACATCAATAGGCCGTGGCGATACCGTCACAGTCATCGGTATGGGACGTGTCATGAAAG GCTGGGATAAAGGGATTACTGGCGAGTTCAAATCCGAGGACCCCAATGAAACAGTCAAACCCATGGCACTGAACGAGAAAGCGAGGTTCATATTCACCTC AGATTACGGTTATGGTATCAA TGGCTTCCCCGGACACGTCCCGAGAAACGCATCACTAGTCTT TGAAATGGAACTGAAACGGATCGGTCCTCAAAGGGCGCCATAG
- a CDS encoding Histidinol-phosphatase, translating into MPQSHHSHSGQFCGHAKNNLEEVVQAAIAKGFHSFALTEHIPRALVDFYPEETDSHTEESLVTLFDDYYTEAVRLRDSYSNQIQILIAFESEWIRPSSLDIIQDILHKYTFDFFMGSIHHTHTIPIDFDRAMYEQARVKAGGTDEKLFEDYFDEQYDMLQALRPPVVGHFDLIRLFSDHKDTAFEGMDGVWNKMKRNLQYIASYGGLLEFNSAGLRKGLAEPYPCLPVTKMFSSMGGGFVLSDDSHGIEQIGTNYPRLLEYIQRTGVEKIHFATRGCGYRLDSRFPSAGFSTIAVAALAELPFWSKLP; encoded by the exons ATGCCGCAATCTCACCATAGCCATTCAGGGCAGTTCTGTGGTCATGCAAAGAATAACTTGGAAGAGGTGGTTCAAGCAGCAATTGCTAAAGGCTTCCACAGCTTTGCACTGACCGAGCACATTCCAAGGGCACTCGTAGACTTCTACCCGGAAGAG ACTGATTCCCACACTGAAGAGAGTCTTGTCACGCTTTTCGACGATTACTACACTGAGGCTGTTCGGTTACGAGATAGTTATTCGAACCAAATACAGATTCTGATCGCTTTCGAATCCGAATGGATACGGCCGTCATCCCTTGACATCATCCAAGACATCCTACACAAATACACCTTCGATTTCTTCATGGGCTCTATCCACCATACCCACACTATTCCTATCGACTTTGACCGTGCGATGTACGAGCAAGCTCGAGTCAAAGCAGGTGGCACAGACGAGAAGCTCTTCGAAGACTACTTCGATGAGCAGTATGATATGCTGCAAGCACTTCGGCCGCCTGTCGTGGGTCACTTCGACCTCATACGCCTCTTTAGCGATCACAAAGATACCGCGTTCGAAGGCATGGACGGCGTGTGGAATAAGATGAAACGCAACCTTCAGTACATCGCTTCTTATGGCGGGTTACTGGAGTTCAATTCCGCCGGGCTGCGCAAAGGCTTGGCCGAGCCGTATCCTTGCCTGCCTGTCACGAAGATGTTTTCAAGCATGGGAGGTGGCTTTGTCTTGTCTGACGACAGCCACGGCATCGAGCAAATTGGTACAAACTATCCACGCCTATTGGAATATATTCAAAGGACCGGAGTCGAGAAGATACACTTTGCCACCAGAGGCTGTGGATACCGGTTAGATAGCCGCTTCCCCAGTGCAGGCTTCTCCACCATCGCCGTGGCCGCACTGGCAGAATTACCTTTCTGGTCGAAACTACCATAG
- a CDS encoding BAR domain-containing protein, variant 2: MDNLGKISAFGKSFGASFTPFAARTQQYVKEQLGQAEEKTQLPPDYIELEKRVDALKKVHTTMLQVTSQYSNEAYDYPANLRESFNDLGRTVSEKVNLLSSATSPAEAQAALTAPPSAKPQPKTFSHAVARASLNSSHMLTAEQSGSSEDPLATALEKYAIASEKVGEARLAQDAQIQSRFLAGWSTTLNTNIQFATRARKQVENSRLSLDATKANAKGGAFTLPGQAGRKNGTGEEDLSEEARAKIEQAEDEFVGQTEEAVGVMKNVLDTPEPLRNLADLVGAQLEYHKKAYEILAELVPIIEQLQVEQEAGYRKAREGA; this comes from the exons ATGGATAACCTTGGCAAGATCTCGGCTTTCGGAAAGAGCTTCGG TGCTTCCTTCACACCCTTCGCTGCCAGAACACAGCAGTATGTCAAGGAGCAGCTTGGTCAGGCCGAGGAGAAG ACCCAGCTCCCCCCAGACTACATCGAGCTCGAAAAGCGCGTCGATGCGCTGAAGAAGGTGCACACGACCATGCTCCAGGTCACCTCGCAATACTCCAACGAAGCCTATGACTACCCTGCCAACCTCCGCGAGTCCTTCAACGATCTTGGGCGCACCGTTTCAGAGAAGGTCAACCTCCTGTCGAGCGCGACCTCCCCCGCAGAGGCTCAGGCCGCCCTCACTGCGCCTCCTTCCGCAAAGCCCCAGCCCAAGACGTTCAGCCATGCCGTTGCTCGCGCGTCCCTCAATAGCTCGCACATGCTTACCGCCGAGCAGTCCGGCTCTAGCGAGGACCCCCTGGCTACTGCCCTCGAGAAGTATGCCATCGCCAGTGAGAAGGTTGGAGAGGCGCGTCTGGCACAGGACGCCCAAATTCAGAGCAGGTTTCTGGCTGGCTGGAGCACAACCCTCAACACCAATATTCAGTTCGCAACACGTGCTCGCAAGCAGGTCGAGAACTCGAGACTGAGCCTGGATGCCACCAAGGCCAACGCCAAGGGTGGTGCTTTCACTCTGCCCGGTCAGGCGGGTCGCAAGAACGGCACTGGCGAGGAGGACTTGAGCGAGGAGGCTCGTGCTAAGATCGAGCAGGCTGAGGATGAGTTTGTTGGCCAGACGGAGGAAGCCGTTGGTGTCATGAAGAAC GTCCTGGACACACCCGAGCCTCTTCGTAACCTCGCCGACCTCGTCGGCGCCCAGCTCGAATATCACAAGAAGGCATACGAGATCCTAGCGGAATTGGTACCGATTATTGAGCAACTGCAGGTTGAGCAGGAG GCCGGCTACCGCAAGGCTCGTGAGGGAGCTTAA
- a CDS encoding BAR domain-containing protein: protein MDNLGKISAFGKSFGASFTPFAARTQQYVKEQLGQAEEKTQLPPDYIELEKRVDALKKVHTTMLQVTSQYSNEAYDYPANLRESFNDLGRTVSEKVNLLSSATSPAEAQAALTAPPSAKPQPKTFSHAVARASLNSSHMLTAEQSGSSEDPLATALEKYAIASEKVGEARLAQDAQIQSRFLAGWSTTLNTNIQFATRARKQVENSRLSLDATKANAKGGAFTLPGQAGRKNGTGEEDLSEEARAKIEQAEDEFVGQTEEAVGVMKNVLDTPEPLRNLADLVGAQLEYHKKAYEILAELVPIIEQLQVEQEQKYRNPH, encoded by the exons ATGGATAACCTTGGCAAGATCTCGGCTTTCGGAAAGAGCTTCGG TGCTTCCTTCACACCCTTCGCTGCCAGAACACAGCAGTATGTCAAGGAGCAGCTTGGTCAGGCCGAGGAGAAG ACCCAGCTCCCCCCAGACTACATCGAGCTCGAAAAGCGCGTCGATGCGCTGAAGAAGGTGCACACGACCATGCTCCAGGTCACCTCGCAATACTCCAACGAAGCCTATGACTACCCTGCCAACCTCCGCGAGTCCTTCAACGATCTTGGGCGCACCGTTTCAGAGAAGGTCAACCTCCTGTCGAGCGCGACCTCCCCCGCAGAGGCTCAGGCCGCCCTCACTGCGCCTCCTTCCGCAAAGCCCCAGCCCAAGACGTTCAGCCATGCCGTTGCTCGCGCGTCCCTCAATAGCTCGCACATGCTTACCGCCGAGCAGTCCGGCTCTAGCGAGGACCCCCTGGCTACTGCCCTCGAGAAGTATGCCATCGCCAGTGAGAAGGTTGGAGAGGCGCGTCTGGCACAGGACGCCCAAATTCAGAGCAGGTTTCTGGCTGGCTGGAGCACAACCCTCAACACCAATATTCAGTTCGCAACACGTGCTCGCAAGCAGGTCGAGAACTCGAGACTGAGCCTGGATGCCACCAAGGCCAACGCCAAGGGTGGTGCTTTCACTCTGCCCGGTCAGGCGGGTCGCAAGAACGGCACTGGCGAGGAGGACTTGAGCGAGGAGGCTCGTGCTAAGATCGAGCAGGCTGAGGATGAGTTTGTTGGCCAGACGGAGGAAGCCGTTGGTGTCATGAAGAAC GTCCTGGACACACCCGAGCCTCTTCGTAACCTCGCCGACCTCGTCGGCGCCCAGCTCGAATATCACAAGAAGGCATACGAGATCCTAGCGGAATTGGTACCGATTATTGAGCAACTGCAGGTTGAGCAGGAG CAAAAGTACCGCAACCCCCACTGA
- a CDS encoding Triose-phosphate isomerase: MPPIARPRRIVGVSLKMYFDLTSTLSYVRGVLQLDGDAWNANVDLFVIPDFVSLTESHRILESSSVMLGAQDTHWEDKGAFTGQVSPAVLRQAGARIVEIGHAERRALFGETDESVAKKAGAAARNGLIPLVCIGEKTHHSIASAAVGAAIQECKPQVTSVLAAVPEDQEVILAYEPVWAIGAKEPADPDHVVNVTKELRKLAAGRTGVTRVVYGGSAGPGTYAKIAEGVDGLFLGRFAHDIQNLKKVIEEVGGA; this comes from the coding sequence ATGCCTCCCATTGCACGCCCCCGCCGCATCGTCGGCGTCTCGCTCAAGATGTACTTCGACCTGACCAGCACCCTCTCCTACGTCCGCGGCGTGCTGCAGCTGGACGGCGACGCCTGGAACGCCAATGTCGACCTCTTCGTCATCCCTGACTTTGTCTCGCTCACAGAGTCCCACCGCATACTAGAGTCCTCTTCCGTCATGCTCGGCGCCCAAGATACCCACTGGGAAGACAAGGGCGCCTTCACAGGTCAAGTCAGCCCAGCAGTGCTGCGGCAAGCTGGCGCCAGGATTGTCGAGATCGGACATGCTGAGCGAAGAGCCCTCTTTGGCGAAACAGACGAGAGCGTCGCGAAAAAGGCCGGTGCTGCGGCGAGGAACGGGCTGATACCCCTGGTCTGCATCGGCGAGAAGACCCACCACAGCATAGCTTCAGCAGCCGTGGGTGCGGCCATACAAGAGTGCAAACCTCAGGTCACTTCAGTGCTGGCTGCTGTGCCTGAGGACCAAGAGGTGATACTGGCCTATGAGCCTGTTTGGGCTATTGGCGCGAAAGAGCCCGCTGACCCTGACCATGTCGTCAATGTCACCAAAGAGCTCCGGAAACTGGCGGCTGGCAGGACCGGTGTCACAAGAGTCGTCTATGGCGGCAGCGCAGGTCCAGGCACATATGCAAAGATTGCAGAAGGCGTAGACGGCCTGTTCCTTGGCCGGTTCGCTCACGACATTCAAAATCTCAAGAAGGTTATTGAAGAAGTTGGCGGAGCGTGA
- a CDS encoding Methylenetetrahydrofolate reductase (NAD(P)H), with amino-acid sequence MHISEKLARSRAEGKPTFSFEFFPPKTAQGVQNLYDRMDRMHGFGPQFIDITWGAGGRHSKLTTEMVKVAQTVYGLETLMHLTCTDMERSKLDDALNDAYQAGCTNILALRGDPPREREKWEATEGGFHYAKDLVKYIRDRYGNHFDIGVAAYSEGCDDNDDVDQLIDHLKEKIDAGATFIVTQMFYDIDIFLDWVKKVRAKGIDVPIVPGIMPIHTHAAFLRRANWTRCKVPPKWTEVLEPIKNDDVQVREMGSELVAEMCRKLIDADILHLHFYTMNLAQATRMVLEELELLPDVESPLEKPLPWRPSLGLNRRDENVRPIFWRNRNRSYVARTQDWDEFPNGRWGDSRSPAFGELDSYGVGLKGTNEQNIKLWGTPTSVQDISDLFVRYMQGDLGSLPWSEQAITEEANAIQKDLIDLNRRGFLTINSQPAVNGAKSSDPTFGWGPRNGYVYQKSYLEVLVSPEYISEIITRIERDPEFTYYAVNKDGDLKTNAPSEGPNAVTWGVFPGKEIVQPTIVETVSFLAWKDEFYRLGQDWANCHASTSPARYVIGDLIDTWYLLNIVHNDFHVTSGIFPLFDGLEVEGMGKKFENGITADVSTNGHADTNGSNGTANGDKPDVPQKDPKEAKDEKSLLATAKAAAVEVTNGIKNLAVSN; translated from the exons ATGCACATCTCCGAGAAGCTCGCCCGGTCGCGGGCCGAAGGGAAGCCAACCTTCTCCTTCGAATTCTTCCCACCCAAGACTGCCCAG GGTGTGCAAAACCTCTACGACCGCATGGACCGCATGCACGGCTTCGGCCCCCAGTTCATCGACATCACCTGGGGCGCTGGAGGACGCCACTCGAAGTTGACCACCGAGATGGTCAAGGTCGCCCAGACCGTATACGGACTGGAGACGCTGATGCACCTCACGTGCACCGACATGGAGCGATCGAAGCTCGACGACGCCCTCAACGACGCCTACCAGGCCGGCTGCACAAACATCCTCGCCCTAAGAGGCGATCCGCCGCGCGAGCGAGAGAAGTGGGAGGCAACCGAGGGCGGTTTCCACTACGCAAAGGATCTGGTCAAATACATCAGGGACAGATACGGCAACCACTTCGACATTGGTGTCGCCGCATATTCCGAGGGCTGTGATGACAATGACGACGTCGACCAGCTCATTGATCATTTGAAGGAGAAGATCGACGCCGGTGCTACCTTCATCGTCACCCAGATGTTCTACGACATCGACATCTTCCTCGACTGGGTCAAGAAAGTTCGCGCCAAGGGCATCGACGTCCCTATTGTACCTGGCATCATGCCCATCCACACGCACGCCGCCTTCCTGCGCCGAGCAAATTGGACCCGCTGCAAAGTCCCACCAAAGTGGACAGAAGTATTGGAGCCTATCAAGAACGACGACGTACAGGTCCGTGAGATGGGAAGTGAGCTTGTGGCAGAAATGTGCCGGAAGCTTATCGACGCTGACATCTTGCACTTGCACTT CTACACCATGAACCTCGCCCAAGCCACGCGTATGGTGCTTGAAGAGCTCGAGCTTCTGCCCGACGTCGAGTCTCCGTTGGAGAAGCCCCTGCCATGGCGGCCTTCCCTGGGTCTCAACCGCCGTGACGAGAACGTACGACCAATCTTCTGGCGCAACCGCAACCGTTCATACGTCGCCCGCACTCAAGATTGGGACGAATTTCCCAATGGTCGATGGGGAGACTCTCGATCGCCTGCCTTTGGTGAACTGGACTCGTACGGCGTCGGTCTGAAGGGCACAAACGAGCAGAACATCAAGCTCTGGGGCACGCCGACTTCAGTCCAGGACATTTCCGACCTCTTTGTACGCTACATGCAGGGCGATCTCGGATCCCTGCCTTGGAGTGAACAAGCCATCACCGAGGAAGCCAACGCGATCCAGAAAGATTTGATCGATCTGAACCGGCGTGGATTCCTGACCATCAACTCCCAACCGGCTGTCAACGGCGCGAAGTCATCTGATCCGACCTTCGGATGGGGTCCACGCAACGGATACGTCTACCAGAAGTCCTACCTTGAGGTCCTCGTCTCCCCTGAGTACATCTCTGAGATCATCACCCGCATCGAGCGCGATCCCGAGTTCACTTACTACGCTGTCAACAAGGACGGCGATTTGAAGACAAACGCCCCCAGCGAGGGTCCCAACGCCGTCACCTGGGGTGTGTTCCCTGGTAAGGAGATTGTCCAACCGACCATTGTCGAGACCGTCAGTTTCCTTGCGTGGAAGGACGAGTTTTACCGTCTCGGTCAAGATTGGGCGAACTGTCACGCGAGCACCAGCCCTGCGAGATACGTTATTGGCGACCTGATCGACACCTGGTACCTCCTCAACATTGTGCACAACGACTTCCATGTTACCAGCGGCATCTTCCCCCTCTTTGACGGTCTGGAGGTGGAGGGTATGGGAAAGAAGTTTGAGAACGGAATTACCGCGGATGTGTCCACCAATGGTCATGCAGACACCAATGGTTCAAACGGCACTGCTAATGGCGACAAGCCCGACGTCCCCCAGAAAGATCCAAAGGAGGCGAAGGACGAAAAGAGCCTCCTCGCGACTGCAAAGGCAGCAGCAGTCGAAGTCACCAACGGTATCAAGAACCTGGCCGTCTCCAACTAA
- a CDS encoding Mitochondrial import inner membrane translocase subunit tim23 produces the protein MAIWDVLTGKKATAPASQSPQEPHDNFSASPSAPTPFDPSTAIQNPSDFILDPSQLHPLAGLNQDTLDYLSLEDSAPSADHSALPSRGWSDDLCYGTGVSYLTALTIGGAWGLSEGLQKNPASMPPRLRLNGVLNAVTRRGPFLGNSAGVIAMVYNGTNSAIGALRGKHDPTNSVVAGALSGALFKSTRGTRPMAISAGICASVAGGWAITRKVFFEPAPSDL, from the exons ATGGCCAT CTGGGACGTCCTCACCGGCAAGAAGGCGACCGCGCCAGCCTCGCAATCGCCGCAAGAACCACACGACAACTTCTCTGCATCGCCGTCGGCGCCCACGCCCTTCGACCCCAGCACCGCCATCCAGAACCCTTCAGACTTCATCCTCGACCCGTCGCAGCTACACCCTCTCGCCGGCCTGAACCAGGACACCCTCGACTACCTCTCCCTCGAGGACTCGGCACCGTCAGCCGACCACTCCGCACTTCCCAGCCGCGGCTGGTCAGACGACCTCTGCTATGGAACCGGTGTCAGCTACCTGACTGCATTGACCATCGGCGGTGCGTGGGGTCTGTCTGAGGGCTTGCAGAAGAACCCGGCCTCGATGCCACCCAGGTTGCGACTGAACGGCGTCCTCAACGCCGTCACAAGACGAGGACCCTTCCTGGGCAACAGCGCCGGTGTCATTGCCATGGTCTACAACGGCACAAACAGCGCCATTGGAGCTCTGAGGGGCAAGCACGACCCTACCAACAGCGTTGTTGCTGGTGCGCTCTCCGGCGCGCTCTTCAAGAGCACACGAGGGACAAGGCCAATGGCTATTAGCGCCGGTATTTGCGCCAGTGTAGCGGGTGGATGGGCT ATCACGCGAAAGGTTTTCTTCGAGCCCGCCCCATCCGACTTGTAG
- a CDS encoding Orotate phosphoribosyltransferase, producing the protein MALPEYKKNFLETCVSAGALKFGTFTLKSKRVSPYFFNAGLFHRADLLRSMSLAYAQSMKAHGDADASFDFDVLFGPAYKGIPLAATTIDKLADLDVAKYGKKSYSFNRKEAKTHGEGGNIVGASLKGQKIVIIDDVITAGTAIREAIDIIKREGGELVGIIVAFDRQEKTPTENDDDGKPGPSAIGEVRKQYGIPVLSILTLDDIVEFLRSQGSDDDIKRLDEYRAKYKASD; encoded by the coding sequence ATGGCGCTCCCGGAATACAAGAAGAACTTCCTCGAGACCTGCGTGTCGGCCGGCGCGCTCAAGTTTGGCACCTTCACACTCAAGTCCAAGCGTGTCTCGCCCTACTTCTTCAATGCGGGCCTCTTCCACAGGGCAGACCTGCTGCGATCCATGTCATTGGCATATGCGCAGTCCATGAAGGCGCATGGCGATGCCGACGCCTCCTTTGACTTTGATGTCTTGTTTGGCCCCGCCTACAAGGGCATTCCTCTGGCTGCTACAACCATCGACAAGCTGGCCGACTTGGATGTTGCAAAGTACGGCAAGAAGAGCTACAGCTTCAACCGCAAGGAGGCCAAGACGCACGGTGAGGGCGGCAACATTGTCGGTGCCTCGCTCAAGGGCCAGAAGATTGTCATTATTGACGATGTCATCACGGCCGGAACGGCTATCAGGGAGGCCATCGACATCATCAAGAGGGAGGGCGGCGAGCTTGTCGGCATCATCGTTGCTTTTGACAGGCAGGAGAAGACGCCCACCGAGAACGACGATGACGGCAAGCCCGGGCCCAGCGCGATCGGTGAAGTCAGGAAGCAGTACGGTATTCCCGTGCTCTCCATCTTGACACTCGACGACATTGTCGAGTTCCTGAGGAGCCAGGGCAGCGACGACGATATCAAGAGGCTGGACGAGTACCGGGCAAAGTACAAGGCCAGCGATTAA